The following are encoded in a window of Plasmodium vivax chromosome 10, whole genome shotgun sequence genomic DNA:
- a CDS encoding hypothetical protein, conserved (encoded by transcript PVX_080255A), translating to MVFYISSKGNQINDYVITRSVSSKRDYIDGVRKEDPNCRRGDGTGVEVVSGFEAGSGLEVGSGFEVRNGFEVRSGVEVRSGVEVRNGLEARNGLEARNGLEARNGVELGNRVEVGSEAEVGNGLEVGSGVHLGRRADEGTPHRDIERNFLNLKNGIQDSVDFGLFIKLKDINSLSNDNIHEINELLKKEKQKDREKERERRPSADSKDSNYKRKQEYQEVDSEKEEVGQELHETKPFAASQEFLLQYRHHLQQQQQKQKQKRQIRQQRQQRQQAAEDDQEESIYVRKYNKRREKKIEPYAEGSNALCDNSALRESSGRIVFEGSIQVEGSNQLETANSRETANPRETANPRENIGLRDSSCMRNIDYSLWNRIGERSRDQAPIHRGVTAEKEKRKYSKMNNNTDVLVNTGSSNTCGVSGVRSGGNIRGAGSMRGSSVRGSGGMRGSGMRGSDVRGSSIRSSSIRSSSIRSNSVRSSSLRSNNGRIGAVKNGNSANHKGNNNSEYYPSYNYRYAYEDGRQRDLLIGEENANVKKQYNNVINEFDHIEIVNNMSDDEKNEQIEEQIKELEELDILERRRDGRLHEGVLQAVKKDEEKFKKIERAEAAAAGGAVTAAAAVGGAAAERIRLTNRDSDCYDQYAQHNRLKHAHGNHHHVSRNPSKDRSEVMTELSRAHLCKAKLESANGEESKRFIDARAFKMAYVCNSGGNSGGNSGGGMNDAGNNDEGNNDEGNNDSCNDPHSRNTYNAGTNGMTNGSVNGLTNDAANGATNDTVDHTPSDVANVKGGRLLRNLHKNNLLGDHREGVNRLPKKYAAEMCGPNNLVVHRKRRRKNLDDSSRYVENEGINGMITRGADDGHVFTNLKSESTHVGVTSTSPLNDTASAEAKHMSNGYGISRNDCNGEVMQDEGGNQEQGSTNTFGVRKFERMNDHSSGGGGRAVYMARSGFSGVGNFTGVGNFADGSPAMADGNGKPEEGNAKNCERYNAQSNNDYEIFNENGSVQNNSSRGTQGVVGTNADEADDERNGLNNSSHQSNICVKTREGPPFGHPRGGIKMKGHRHKKKGRAFHRLHSNMNIIKGINKNSESKFGHAANATIPHSQNGEKRDFLTNEHNLDHVVHEKVRSSPGSHFHGHSNAKEDYADSNDNEYMNNESASHGYAARFNEDFSDAEDDGEQKKRKKRVTEEGSKESSKINVGDNYQVPKLPNFFLCRSELMYRNYEAAEETNNDQVCLTCSGLPCHCRVGEATLVYSPLMLERVREKCMKNRGYHKCVKNEIELSAYVQECAKSWKSNIDEWVPFSPEYAYKLLHYANYDPHKAISIMKSSEFSFRKIMDPPTRKYQNKWKPKDKREHISKNPFPSPLTIRTYLSKRHHISGYHLR from the exons ATGGTATTTTACATCTCCTCAAAGGGTAACCAAATAAATGACTACGTTATAACTAGATCGGTAAGTTCCAAGAGAGATTACATCGACGGGGTCAGAAAGGAAGACCCGAATTGTAGAAGAGGCGACGGCACCGGAGTTGAAGTCGTAAGCGGGTTCGAAGCGGGAAGCGGGTTAGAAGTGGGAAGCGGGTTCGAAGTCAGAAACGGGTTCGAAGTCAGAAGCGGAGTCGAAGTCAGAAGCGGAGTCGAAGTCAGAAACGGCTTAGAAGCCAGAAACGGATTAGAAGCCAGAAACGGATTAGAAGCCAGAAACGGAGTAGAACTTGGCAACAGAGTCGAAGTCGGAAGCGAAGCCGAAGTCGGAAACGGTCTCGAAGTAGGAAGCGGAGTCCACCTTGGCCGCCGAGCCGACGAGGGAACCCCCCACAGAGACATCGAGCGCAACTTCTTGAATCTTAAAAATGGTATACAGGACTCTGTGGACTTTGGCCTGTTCATAAAACTAAAAGACATTAACAGCTTGTCAAACGACAATATCCACGAAATTAATGAGCTgttgaagaaggagaaacagAAGGACCGagagaaagagagagagaggcGACCCAGTGCTGACTCTAAGGATTCGAATTACAAGAGAAAGCAGGAGTACCAGGAGGTAGATAGCGAGAAGGAAGAGGTAGGACAGGAACTACACGAGACAAAACCGTTTGCTGCATCACAGGAGTTCCTTCTGCAATATCGTCACCACTTGCAACAACAGCaacagaagcagaagcagaagagaCAGATACGGCAGCAACGACAGCAGAGGCAACAGGCGGCAGAGGACGACCAGGAGGAATCCATTTACGTCAGGAAGTATAAcaagaggagggagaagaaaatcgAACCCTACGCGGAGGGGAGTAACGCTCTATGTGATAATAGTGCCCTACGGGAGAGCAGCGGCAGAATTGTGTTTGAGGGTAGCATCCAAGTTGAGGGTAGCAACCAACTTGAGACCGCCAACTCACGTGAGACCGCCAACCCGCGTGAGACTGCCAACCCGCGTGAGAACATCGGGCTGAGGGACAGCTCCTGCATGCGAAACATCGACTACAGCCTGTGGAACCGAATAGGAGAGCGCAGCCGAGATCAGGCGCCGATACACAGAGGAGTCACAGccgagaaggaaaagagaaagtacagcaaaatgaataacaaCACGGACGTTCTTGTAAATACCGGAAGTAGCAACACCTGCGGGGTTAGCGGGGTTAGAAGTGGAGGCAACATTCGGGGGGCTGGGAGCATGCGAGGCAGCAGCGTGAGAGGCAGTGGTGGCatgaggggaagcggcatgAGAGGAAGCGACGTGAGAGGTAGCAGCATCAGAAGTAGCAGCATCCGAAGTAGTAGCATCCGAAGCAACAGCGTTAGAAGTAGCAGCCTCAGAAGCAACAACGGAAGGATTGGTGCAGTCAAAAACGGAAACAGTGCCAACCACAAAGGTAATAACAACAGTGAGTACTACCCCAGTTACAACTACAGATATGCATATGAGGATGGGAGACAGAGGGACCTGCTCATTGGAGAGGAAAATGCAAACGTGAAAAAGCAATACAATAATGTTATTAACGAATTTGACCACATCGAAATTGTGAATAACATGTCCGATGATGAGAAGAACGAGCAAATAGAAGAGCAAATAAAGGAACTGGAAGAATTggacattttggaaaggCGCAGGGATGGGCGGCTACATGAGGGTGTCTTgcaagcggtgaagaaggacgaggagaagtttaaaaaaatcgaaagaGCAGAGGCAGCCGCGGCAGGGGGAGCGGTAacagcagcggcagcagtAGGAGGAGCAGCCGCGGAAAGAATACGCCTAACCAATCGTGACAGCGACTGCTACGACCAGTACGCCCAACACAACCGCCTCAAACATGCGCATGGCAATCACCACCACGTGAGTCGAAACCCCAGCAAAGACCGAAGCGAAGTAATGACCGAGTTAAGCAGAGCGCATTTGTGCAAAGCCAAGTTGGAAAGTGCCAATGGGGAGGAATCCAAACGGTTTATCGACGCCAGGGCGTTCAAAATGGCCTACGTCTGTAATAGCGGGGGGAACAGCGGCGGGAACAGCGGCGGGGGTATGAACGACGCGGGTAACAACGACGAGGGGAATAACGACGAGGGGAATAACGACAGCTGTAACGACCCACACTCTAGAAACACCTACAACGCAGGAACGAACGGAATGACCAACGGTTCGGTCAACGGATTGACGAACGACGCGGCCAACGGTGCCACCAACGACACAGTCGACCACACGCCCAGCGATGTGGCCAACGTCAAGGGAGGAAGGCTGCTGAGGAATCTGCACAAGAACAACCTTCTTGGTGACCACAGAGAAGGGGTTAACAGGTTGCCTAAGAAATACGCCGCCGAAATGTGTGGGCCAAATAACTTGGTGGTCCATcgaaagaggaggagaaaaaatttggatGACAGCAGCAGGTATGTAGAAAATGAAGGCATTAACGGGATGATCACGAGAGGTGCAGACGACGGGCACGTCTTCACCAACCTCAAATCTGAGAGCACTCACGTAGGAGTGACCAGCACCTCCCCCCTTAACGACACTGCGAGTGCTGAGGCGAAGCACATGAGCAACGGTTATGGCATATCTCGTAATGACTGCAACGGGGAAGTTATGCAGGATGAGGGTGGCAACCAGGAGCAAGGCTCTACAAACACATTCGGCGTTAGAAAGTTTGAAAGAATGAATGACCACAGCAGCGGTGGGGGTGGACGTGCTGTCTACATGGCGAGGAGTGGCTTCTCCGGGGTAGGTAACTTCACCGGGGTAGGTAACTTCGCGGATGGCTCCCCTGCCATGGCGGATGGAAACGGAAAACCGGAGGAGGGAAACGCGAAAAACTGCGAAAGGTACAATGCACAGAGTAACAACGattatgaaatttttaacgAAAATGGGAGTGTCCAAAATAATAGCAGCAGAGGAACTCAGGGCGTGGTGGGTACCAACGCGGACGAGGCAGACGACGAGAGAAATGGCTTGAATAACTCCTCCCACCAATCAAACATCTGTGTAAAAACACGTGAAGGACCCCCATTTGGTCACCCAAGAGGAGGCATTAAAATGAAGGGCCAtcggcataaaaaaaaaggaagagctTTCCACAGACTGCATTCTAATATGAACATCATAAAaggaataaacaaaaatagcGAATCGAAGTTTGGCCATGCAGCAAATGCTACCATACCCCATTCGCAAAACGGTGAGAAGAGAGACTTCCTCACAAATGAGCACAATTTGGATCATGTAGTTCATGAGAAGGTCAGGAGCTCGCCGGGGTCTCACTTCCATGGGCACAGCAATGCGAAGGAGGATTATGCGGACAGCAACGACAATGAGTACATGAACAACGAGAGCGCCTCGCATGGCTACGCGGCTCGGTTCAACGAGGACTTCTCCGACGCGGAGGACGACGGTG agcagaagaagcggaaaaagcgAGTCACCGAGGAGGGCTCCAAGGAGAGCAGCAAAATCAACGTGGGGGACAACTACCAAGTGCCCAAGCTGCCCAACTTCTTCCTCTGCCGCTCGGAACTAATGTACAGAAATTAcgaagcggcggaggaaaCAAATAACGACCAAGTTtgcctgacttgttcaggtcTTCCCTGCCATTGCCGCGTAGGAGAAGCGACGTTAGTATATTCACCATTAATGTTGGAAAGGGTACGAGAGAAATGTATGAAAAATAGGGGCTACCACAAATGcgtaaaaaacgaaattgagtTATCTGCATATGTACAAGAGTGTGCAAAAAGCTGGAAGTCAAATATAGACGAATGGGTCCCCTTCTCACCtgaatatgcatataaattattgCATTATGCAAATTATGACCCTCATAAAGCTATTAGCATTATGAAGTCCTCGGAGTTTTCCTTCCGAAAAATTATGGACCCTCCCACGAGGAAGTATCAGAACAAATGGAAGCCAAAGGATAAGAGGGAGCATATTTCCAAGAACCCCTTCCCCTCTCCCCTAACCATACGGACGTACCTTTCTAAGAGGCACCACATCAGTGGCTATCACCTGAGGTGA
- a CDS encoding hypothetical protein, conserved (encoded by transcript PVX_080260A) has protein sequence MMNRKYSKRVGGINSFYTKGKKRIGGKFQDRPFASGHGALVRSAKASNFRKRRTIKYRTTTKRRNHFFKKTQNLHDKIGKLTSKDLDDELDSYMGSSNVKSRLDNDLESYFKNNEMLQVDGNKGFNKVAE, from the exons ATGATGAATAGGAAGTACTCCAAGAGAGTAGGAGGAATCAACTCCTTCTacaccaaggggaagaaacgaATCGGAGGGAAGTTTCAGGACAGGCCTTTTGCCAGTGGGCACGGGGCTTTGGTTAGAAGTGCCAAGGCGAGCAACTTCAGGAAAAGACGAACGATAAAGTACCGAACAACCACCAAGAGGAGAAATCACTTCTTTAAGAAGACGCAGAATTTGCATGACAAGATAGGGAAGCTCACGTCCAAGGATCTG GACGACGAATTGGACAGCTACATGGGCTCGAGCAATGTGAAGTCCCGACTAGACAACGACTTAGAGtcctattttaaaaacaacgAAATGTTGCAGGTGGATGGAAATAAGGGGTTCAACAAGGTGGCCGAGTAG